Proteins encoded in a region of the Acidobacteriota bacterium genome:
- a CDS encoding CehA/McbA family metallohydrolase, with amino-acid sequence MSRRLALAALAAAAIVAAVPLTAHILQIPSAYQRIFGAGGSTMYMESMYLPPVTTGPWAPAWSPDGQSIVVAMRGSLWRIPAQGGEAVQLTEGPHYDSQPDWSPDGRRIAFTRDTGSVIDIWTIDADGGHPQPLTQSTGFAVDPQWARDGQSILFVSMDRGKALGLWSVSLADGAVRPVLADEYQNISPSWSPDGRAIVFVSNRPWGSKRIQGTGGLWTLRPDTGQIDLLLQEETVYHARPVWSPDGRKVAYASFRSGHNQLWVMSASDGNPHRLTYVDGEVHTPAWSPDSRTLAYISNAGGRFTLWTVPAVGGTPAQVEIRRLKHRRPVGLLRVHLRDAATGQDTQARAYLVASDGKSYTPEDGFHRMVVVTKDHYFHAPGSFTIELPAGPATIELTKGFEYRPEKQQVTIVEGQTATVEFALKRVLDMPALGWHSGDNHIHMNYGGIFEATPRSLMLEADGEDLHVVNDLIANQAGTRIHDLKYFEGKLNAISKPNRLMYFNEEYRPGFAGHMALLNLTSFVWPQFLGNQGTALGGHYPPNALVLDAVHAQGGVAGYVHPFTTPKREPEEVNYSGAREFPVNAALGNVDYYDVMCIWSDEYVSAKVWYRVLNLGFRVPASAGTDAMTNYWRAPAIGTTRVYVRSASPLNYQDWIRGLTAGRSFVTNGPLLFMRVDGREPGEELALPAGRGTQVKVEVEARSIVPMDTLDIVQNGAVVRSIKPADPYHATFAGSVPVEQSGWIAARVTGPERQHLLMDSYVYAHTNPVYLAKEGSRPRSPEDARYFLRWIDHVLGLLEQSDAFDTPAQKREVIELWRRARGVYAKLAA; translated from the coding sequence ATGTCGAGGCGACTGGCTCTGGCTGCGTTGGCTGCTGCCGCGATCGTCGCGGCCGTGCCGCTCACGGCTCATATCCTCCAGATTCCGTCGGCCTACCAGCGCATCTTCGGCGCCGGCGGATCGACAATGTACATGGAGAGCATGTACCTGCCGCCGGTCACCACGGGACCGTGGGCGCCGGCATGGTCTCCGGACGGGCAGTCGATTGTCGTGGCCATGCGCGGCAGCCTGTGGCGCATTCCCGCTCAAGGTGGAGAAGCGGTACAGCTCACCGAGGGGCCGCACTACGACTCGCAGCCCGACTGGTCGCCTGACGGCCGCCGGATCGCGTTCACGCGCGACACCGGATCGGTGATCGATATCTGGACGATCGACGCCGACGGCGGCCATCCGCAACCGCTGACCCAGAGCACCGGCTTCGCGGTTGACCCTCAGTGGGCGCGCGATGGCCAGTCGATCCTGTTCGTCTCGATGGACCGGGGCAAGGCGCTGGGCCTCTGGTCTGTGAGCCTGGCCGACGGGGCCGTGCGCCCGGTGCTCGCCGATGAATATCAGAACATCTCGCCGAGCTGGTCGCCGGATGGGCGGGCGATCGTCTTCGTCAGCAACCGGCCGTGGGGCAGCAAACGCATCCAGGGCACGGGCGGTCTCTGGACGCTGCGCCCCGACACGGGCCAGATCGATCTGCTGCTGCAGGAAGAAACGGTGTACCACGCGCGCCCGGTGTGGTCGCCCGACGGCCGCAAGGTCGCGTACGCGTCGTTCCGCAGCGGGCACAACCAGCTTTGGGTGATGTCGGCGAGCGACGGCAACCCGCACCGGCTGACGTACGTCGATGGTGAGGTCCACACGCCCGCCTGGTCGCCCGACAGCCGCACGCTCGCCTACATCTCGAACGCAGGCGGACGGTTCACGCTCTGGACCGTGCCGGCCGTCGGTGGTACGCCAGCGCAGGTGGAAATCAGGCGGCTGAAGCACCGGCGTCCCGTCGGGCTCCTCCGCGTTCACCTCAGGGACGCCGCCACCGGGCAGGACACGCAGGCGCGTGCCTACCTCGTCGCGTCCGACGGGAAGAGCTACACGCCGGAGGATGGTTTTCACCGAATGGTGGTGGTCACCAAAGACCACTACTTTCATGCGCCGGGCAGCTTCACGATCGAGCTGCCTGCCGGCCCCGCGACGATCGAGCTGACGAAGGGTTTCGAGTACCGCCCGGAAAAGCAGCAGGTCACCATCGTGGAAGGGCAGACGGCGACGGTCGAGTTCGCGTTGAAGCGCGTTCTCGACATGCCGGCGCTCGGCTGGCACTCGGGCGACAATCACATCCACATGAATTACGGCGGCATCTTCGAGGCGACGCCGCGCTCGTTGATGCTCGAAGCCGACGGCGAGGATCTGCACGTCGTCAACGATCTGATCGCCAACCAGGCGGGCACCCGCATTCACGATCTCAAGTACTTCGAGGGGAAGCTCAACGCCATCTCGAAGCCGAACCGGTTGATGTACTTCAACGAGGAGTACCGTCCCGGGTTCGCCGGCCACATGGCGCTGCTGAATCTCACGTCTTTCGTGTGGCCGCAGTTTCTCGGCAACCAGGGGACCGCGCTCGGCGGGCATTACCCGCCCAACGCGCTCGTGCTCGACGCCGTGCACGCGCAGGGGGGCGTCGCGGGCTACGTTCACCCGTTCACCACGCCGAAGCGCGAGCCGGAGGAGGTCAACTACAGCGGCGCGCGCGAGTTTCCGGTGAACGCCGCGCTCGGCAACGTCGACTACTACGACGTGATGTGTATCTGGAGCGACGAGTACGTGTCTGCCAAGGTGTGGTACCGCGTGCTCAACCTCGGATTCCGCGTGCCCGCCTCTGCGGGCACCGACGCGATGACCAACTATTGGCGGGCGCCGGCGATCGGCACCACCCGCGTATACGTTCGGAGCGCGTCCCCGCTCAACTATCAGGACTGGATCCGCGGCCTGACGGCCGGACGCTCGTTCGTCACCAACGGCCCGCTGCTGTTCATGCGCGTGGACGGACGCGAGCCCGGAGAGGAGCTGGCGCTCCCGGCCGGCAGGGGCACGCAGGTGAAGGTGGAGGTGGAGGCGCGGTCGATCGTTCCGATGGACACGCTCGACATCGTCCAGAACGGCGCTGTCGTCCGGTCGATCAAGCCGGCCGATCCGTACCACGCGACGTTCGCCGGCAGCGTGCCGGTGGAGCAGAGCGGCTGGATCGCGGCACGCGTGACCGGGCCGGAGCGCCAGCACCTGCTGATGGACAGCTACGTGTACGCGCACACCAATCCCGTGTACCTGGCCAAGGAGGGCTCGCGGCCGCGGTCTCCCGAAGATGCGCGCTACTTCCTCCGGTGGATCGACCACGTCCTGGGGCTGTTGGAGCAGTCGGACGCGTTCGACACGCCGGCACAGAAGCGGGAAGTCATCGAGCTCTGGCGCCGGGCTCGCGGGGTGTACGCGAAGCTGGCGGCGTAG
- a CDS encoding CehA/McbA family metallohydrolase has product MTSGGGLPRAIGLSTVLAVAFGVAQPAPLAQWSNRYPKVAGYSHHVYLEGYEMPALGAGPTDPAASPDGKWLAFSARGWLWLLDPQTGEARRITRGAGMDSRPAWSPDGQKIAFVRDTGKDTSLVQIEVAGGSEKVLVDTPAIDLDPAYSSDGRSLFYSSGEAGDLDLWRIDLATGARTRLTEDEGLELRPLPLPGDSQVIYVGKGQGSDRLAVLSLPDKQRRVLAEYPIASQMRPALHPDGKTIAAGFPNPDAWDLWLVDVAGGPPIRIARGGKPVMPAFSADGESVFFVEADAERQFRLRRVGRGGGEVLEVPVRAWDWGEPTSRVQVRTRREGSAAPLPARVHVADRDGHPAVPSSGQVWFDGQNGLVYFYSPGVVTIEVPAGAVRVTAAAGFGAAAVSATANARTAETTTADLQFSPIWNTRADGWYSGDHHFHMNYGGVYTLRPEHLVPMMQGEDLDVGTPLMANLHTRVNDLEWFDWRRLSSGPPLIAFGQEVRPHFFGHMGLIGVSSPHWPWYWGPGYPAYGLDDRPNAVALAHARRQGGVNAYVHPVMRAGPFPGGNEPPNGLPLGLVPDAVLGDLDTIEVACLWSDELGTSDAWYRLLNVGAVVAPSAGTDVMNDFYRTMAVGTARVYVKPEGPLTLNSYLNALRAGRSFVTTGPLLQFAAGSAGPGDAIEARPGADVPWELTVASPTALETVEVLVNGTVAWSDRGLDAPGKRTWTGRIKAPAGGWIAARVRGGAARWPVMDSYPFAHTAPVWFGRVGSTDRESAQRAATELLRWMDVADKRLAERYDGAAIPKLKARFAQARRRLEAIAGGGTAKPTP; this is encoded by the coding sequence ATGACGTCCGGGGGCGGGCTGCCGCGCGCGATCGGCCTTTCGACCGTTCTTGCCGTTGCCTTCGGCGTGGCGCAACCCGCGCCACTCGCGCAGTGGAGCAACCGTTACCCGAAGGTCGCCGGCTACAGCCATCACGTGTATCTCGAGGGGTACGAGATGCCGGCGCTCGGCGCCGGCCCGACCGATCCGGCCGCGTCGCCCGACGGGAAATGGCTCGCGTTCTCTGCACGCGGGTGGTTATGGCTTCTCGACCCGCAGACCGGGGAAGCGCGGCGCATCACACGAGGCGCCGGCATGGACTCGCGTCCCGCCTGGTCGCCTGACGGCCAGAAGATCGCGTTCGTGCGCGACACCGGCAAGGACACGAGCCTGGTCCAGATCGAGGTCGCGGGCGGGTCTGAGAAGGTTCTTGTCGATACACCCGCGATCGATCTCGATCCGGCCTATTCGAGCGACGGCCGCTCGCTGTTCTACTCGTCGGGTGAAGCCGGCGATCTTGACCTGTGGCGCATCGACCTCGCGACGGGCGCCAGGACGCGTCTCACCGAGGACGAGGGGCTCGAGCTGCGGCCGCTGCCGCTGCCGGGCGACAGCCAGGTGATCTACGTGGGCAAGGGCCAGGGGTCCGACCGGCTGGCGGTGTTGAGCCTTCCCGACAAACAGCGGCGCGTGCTGGCCGAGTACCCGATTGCCTCGCAGATGCGTCCCGCACTCCATCCGGACGGGAAGACGATTGCCGCCGGCTTTCCCAATCCGGACGCGTGGGACCTGTGGCTCGTGGACGTCGCCGGAGGACCGCCGATCCGGATCGCGCGCGGGGGCAAGCCGGTCATGCCGGCATTCAGCGCGGACGGCGAATCCGTGTTCTTCGTCGAGGCCGACGCGGAGCGCCAGTTCCGCCTGCGTCGCGTGGGTCGCGGCGGTGGCGAGGTGCTGGAGGTGCCGGTACGCGCCTGGGATTGGGGCGAGCCGACGTCGCGAGTCCAGGTCAGAACGCGCCGCGAGGGGAGCGCCGCGCCGCTGCCGGCGCGCGTGCACGTCGCCGATCGCGACGGGCACCCGGCAGTGCCGTCTTCGGGCCAGGTCTGGTTCGACGGGCAGAATGGGCTCGTTTACTTCTACTCGCCAGGCGTGGTCACCATCGAAGTGCCTGCCGGCGCCGTGCGCGTGACCGCCGCCGCGGGGTTCGGAGCGGCGGCCGTTTCGGCGACGGCCAACGCCAGGACGGCGGAAACGACGACCGCCGATCTTCAGTTCTCGCCGATCTGGAACACGCGGGCCGACGGCTGGTACTCGGGAGATCACCACTTCCACATGAACTACGGCGGCGTGTATACGCTTCGACCCGAGCATCTCGTCCCGATGATGCAGGGCGAGGACCTGGATGTGGGCACTCCACTGATGGCCAATCTCCACACGCGCGTGAACGATCTCGAGTGGTTCGACTGGCGACGCCTCTCGTCCGGTCCGCCGCTCATCGCGTTCGGCCAGGAGGTCCGGCCCCACTTCTTCGGGCACATGGGACTCATCGGCGTCTCGTCGCCGCACTGGCCGTGGTACTGGGGGCCTGGGTACCCCGCGTACGGACTGGACGACCGGCCGAATGCTGTCGCGCTCGCGCACGCGAGGCGCCAGGGCGGCGTGAACGCATACGTCCACCCGGTGATGCGGGCTGGTCCCTTCCCCGGCGGCAACGAGCCGCCGAACGGCCTGCCGCTGGGGCTCGTACCCGACGCCGTGCTCGGGGACCTCGACACGATCGAGGTGGCGTGCCTGTGGAGCGACGAACTGGGAACCAGCGACGCGTGGTACCGACTGCTCAACGTCGGAGCCGTCGTTGCGCCATCGGCCGGCACCGACGTCATGAACGACTTCTACAGAACGATGGCGGTCGGGACCGCGCGCGTGTACGTGAAACCCGAAGGCCCGCTGACGCTGAACAGCTACCTGAACGCTCTGCGCGCGGGCCGCAGCTTCGTCACGACGGGCCCGCTGCTGCAATTCGCCGCGGGCAGCGCCGGTCCGGGTGATGCGATCGAGGCCAGGCCGGGTGCCGACGTGCCGTGGGAGCTGACGGTCGCGTCGCCAACGGCGCTCGAGACCGTCGAGGTCCTCGTCAACGGCACGGTCGCGTGGAGCGATCGAGGGCTGGACGCGCCAGGCAAGCGCACGTGGACAGGGCGGATCAAGGCTCCGGCCGGCGGATGGATTGCGGCACGCGTTCGCGGCGGCGCGGCGCGGTGGCCCGTCATGGACAGCTACCCGTTCGCCCACACGGCACCCGTCTGGTTCGGGCGGGTCGGCAGTACGGACCGCGAGTCCGCCCAGCGCGCCGCAACGGAACTGCTGCGGTGGATGGATGTGGCGGACAAGCGCCTCGCGGAGCGGTACGACGGTGCCGCAATCCCGAAACTGAAAGCACGGTTTGCGCAAGCCCGCCGCCGCCTCGAAGCGATTGCCGGCGGGGGCACGGCCAAGCCGACCCCCTGA
- a CDS encoding VOC family protein, producing the protein MPLGSIVEAVVATSDVTAAARFYSRAFQLEVLEDRPGDVLLGVGGSPAGRLRLQTAVDPGLPPPELWEPGPRLLGIYSRNLERTKELVEAAGGTVGPIVTYPYAQSMRECVLRSPDGMWWTVPQVSPRRPSPALDADPDRLHGELHSAVLVVGDVDAALRLFATAGGLKVLFDGTLTGDPFDRMLGLPAEATFRLAFLASEDEAPARFELMQFSGVPDGKVAGRTLGLRRLAFACSGDSVHERLVAAGAESIGPRLVRGPDGVEIELRPVDRQSVPLNAPHPPA; encoded by the coding sequence ATGCCGCTCGGATCGATCGTCGAGGCCGTCGTCGCCACGAGCGATGTGACGGCCGCTGCCCGGTTCTACTCGCGGGCGTTCCAGCTCGAGGTCCTCGAGGATCGGCCAGGCGACGTCCTGCTTGGTGTGGGTGGATCGCCGGCGGGGCGACTCCGCCTGCAGACGGCCGTCGATCCGGGGCTGCCGCCGCCGGAGTTGTGGGAGCCCGGACCGCGCCTCCTGGGCATCTACTCCCGGAATCTCGAGCGCACGAAAGAGCTGGTCGAGGCCGCAGGCGGTACGGTCGGGCCGATCGTGACGTACCCGTACGCGCAGTCGATGCGCGAATGCGTGCTGCGGAGTCCGGACGGCATGTGGTGGACGGTGCCACAGGTCTCGCCGCGGCGCCCCAGCCCTGCGCTCGATGCCGACCCGGATCGGCTGCACGGGGAACTGCACTCGGCCGTCCTGGTGGTCGGCGACGTTGACGCGGCGCTGCGCCTGTTCGCAACGGCCGGCGGCCTCAAGGTGCTCTTTGACGGAACGCTCACCGGCGATCCCTTCGACAGGATGCTCGGGCTGCCGGCAGAAGCGACGTTCCGCCTCGCGTTTCTGGCGAGCGAGGACGAAGCGCCCGCACGTTTCGAGCTGATGCAGTTCTCCGGCGTGCCCGATGGAAAAGTTGCGGGCCGCACGCTTGGCCTGCGGCGCCTCGCGTTTGCCTGCTCCGGCGATTCGGTTCACGAACGGCTGGTCGCGGCGGGCGCCGAATCGATAGGCCCACGCCTCGTGCGCGGGCCGGACGGGGTGGAAATCGAGCTGCGCCCGGTCGATCGTCAGAGCGTCCCGCTCAATGCCCCCCACCCCCCGGCCTGA
- a CDS encoding M42 family metallopeptidase produces MAALCTVALPAGVLAQAQDATVRLLAELTNAHGIAGFEGPVRNILRREWQGLLSDLRTDGLGNLLGALRGQADAPRVLLMAHMDEVGFLVRHIDDNGFIYFHPVGGYFDQSVLTQRMSILTPRGIVVGYTGMKSGHILRPAERTHLVPLEDMFIDIGARSRQEAMEKFGVRPGLPIAYHTEFQALSGTGRYLAKAWDDRVGLAVITEALKQLKATSHPNTVQVAATVQEEIGLRGASVVYASTKPDIVINLEIGIAADFPLLTSPRLSQEALGKGPSVFVFDNSMIPNNNFVEWIIRVAREGQIPLQFESVSGYGEDGAMLQKSDTGVPAINIGVPTRYGHSQSGVIDRADFDNTVKLIVQMVRRLSAAEVKAIREFDAQDRGPISSRGNECAAPCAGVSR; encoded by the coding sequence GTGGCAGCCTTGTGCACCGTCGCCCTACCCGCCGGCGTGCTGGCGCAGGCGCAGGACGCCACGGTGCGGCTGCTGGCCGAGCTGACCAACGCCCATGGCATCGCCGGTTTCGAGGGCCCCGTGCGCAATATCCTCCGCCGGGAGTGGCAGGGCCTGCTCTCCGACCTGCGCACCGACGGTCTCGGCAACCTGCTCGGCGCGCTGCGCGGCCAGGCGGACGCGCCACGCGTGCTGCTCATGGCGCACATGGACGAAGTCGGATTCCTGGTGCGCCACATCGACGACAACGGCTTCATCTACTTTCATCCGGTCGGCGGCTACTTCGATCAGAGCGTGCTCACGCAGAGGATGTCGATCCTGACGCCCCGGGGCATCGTCGTCGGGTATACCGGGATGAAGTCGGGACATATCCTGCGGCCGGCCGAGCGCACCCACCTGGTGCCGCTCGAGGACATGTTCATCGACATCGGCGCGCGGAGCCGGCAGGAAGCGATGGAGAAGTTCGGCGTGCGGCCGGGGCTGCCCATCGCCTACCACACCGAGTTCCAGGCGCTGAGCGGGACCGGCCGGTACCTGGCCAAGGCCTGGGACGACCGCGTGGGGCTGGCGGTCATCACCGAGGCGCTCAAGCAGCTCAAGGCGACATCGCACCCCAACACCGTGCAGGTTGCCGCGACGGTGCAGGAGGAGATCGGACTGCGCGGCGCGTCTGTGGTGTACGCCAGCACGAAACCGGACATCGTGATCAACCTGGAGATCGGTATCGCCGCCGATTTCCCGCTGCTCACCTCGCCCAGGCTGTCGCAGGAGGCGCTGGGCAAGGGGCCGTCGGTGTTTGTATTCGACAACAGCATGATCCCGAACAACAACTTCGTCGAGTGGATCATCAGGGTCGCCCGGGAAGGCCAGATCCCGCTGCAGTTCGAATCCGTGAGCGGGTACGGCGAGGACGGCGCGATGCTTCAGAAGTCGGACACGGGCGTCCCCGCGATCAACATCGGCGTGCCGACCCGGTACGGGCACAGCCAGTCCGGCGTGATCGACCGCGCGGACTTTGACAACACCGTGAAGCTGATCGTGCAGATGGTGCGGCGGTTGTCGGCGGCCGAGGTGAAGGCCATCCGCGAGTTCGACGCCCAGGATCGCGGCCCGATCTCGTCGCGGGGGAACGAGTGCGCGGCGCCGTGCGCCGGGGTGTCGCGATGA
- a CDS encoding M28 family peptidase, which translates to MAHRILSLTLVLAATAGPAVAQESPFLPARTHRALVNELSGDIAYEHIRWFTHHHRPMGGGAGFEAVARYVEQKAREYGLEDVRYIKLAGDSPSWTPKLGELWLIEPEERRLAFSPEVAVSLADYSRNTNIASADLVDVGEGTTQADYDNTDIAGKVVLASGPLAVVMNEAVWKRGALGIVAFTTSRVPSYPDQLPWMRIPVESEDKTKQGTFAFVLSYREGMRLRQALAGAGGRPFKVRAKVDSEFHEPSTQAIVEAVIRGTEIHDQDIVLTGHLQEERFSANDDASGCANVLEIARALKKMIDEGRLPRPRRDIRFWWVDEISAEEQYFADHPDERRRFLANINQDMVGAKQSAGSRIQFITRPPFSRASFLGDVIESVVEAIVHGNTSYLAAGQARQMHRGVAQPSSTSGEDLPFSEPILSRLGTRERYDARVIPFHNSTDHQVFNMGVIGIPAVTFTNWPDEYIHSTDDDLWQIDPTQLKRNAVSVAASALYLANAGDAHVPALATEIYGRGLARMSRDATTAMQMLQAVPPADRAAVYPRAANLVRQASHREKTALESVRVFATRGSDAERVLTDLSTQLPADTAAVARLAGYYATLTGQTPPRAALTARERELAGRIPETVESVQAFMSGRSRLERPANLHPLMAYEVLNFVGGGRSYLDIFHAVAAQADAAGAWYYGVVSLDEVAAYLDSAEKAGIIAVKTRRAPSQEED; encoded by the coding sequence ATGGCACACCGAATCCTGTCTCTCACACTCGTTCTCGCCGCGACGGCCGGGCCGGCCGTCGCGCAGGAGTCTCCGTTCCTCCCGGCCCGCACGCATCGCGCGCTCGTCAACGAACTTTCGGGCGACATCGCCTACGAGCACATCCGCTGGTTCACGCACCACCACCGCCCGATGGGCGGCGGTGCAGGATTCGAGGCGGTGGCGCGCTACGTCGAGCAGAAAGCGCGGGAGTACGGCCTCGAGGACGTGCGGTACATCAAGCTTGCCGGCGACAGCCCGAGCTGGACGCCGAAGCTGGGCGAGTTGTGGCTGATCGAGCCCGAAGAGCGGCGGCTGGCGTTCAGCCCGGAGGTCGCCGTGTCGCTCGCCGACTACAGCCGCAACACGAACATCGCCTCGGCGGATCTCGTGGATGTTGGCGAGGGCACAACGCAGGCCGACTACGACAACACGGATATCGCGGGGAAGGTCGTGCTCGCGAGCGGTCCGCTGGCCGTCGTGATGAACGAGGCCGTCTGGAAGCGGGGCGCCCTGGGAATCGTGGCCTTCACCACATCACGCGTTCCCAGCTATCCGGACCAGCTCCCCTGGATGCGGATTCCCGTCGAGAGCGAGGACAAGACGAAGCAGGGCACCTTCGCCTTCGTGCTCTCCTACCGCGAAGGGATGCGGCTGCGGCAGGCGCTGGCCGGCGCGGGCGGCCGCCCGTTCAAAGTCCGCGCGAAGGTGGACTCCGAGTTCCACGAGCCTTCGACGCAGGCCATTGTCGAGGCCGTCATCCGCGGTACGGAAATCCACGATCAGGACATCGTGCTGACCGGGCACCTGCAGGAAGAACGCTTTTCCGCCAATGACGACGCGAGCGGCTGCGCGAACGTGCTGGAGATCGCGCGCGCGCTCAAGAAGATGATTGACGAAGGGCGCCTGCCGAGGCCGCGCCGCGACATCCGCTTCTGGTGGGTCGACGAAATCAGCGCAGAGGAGCAGTACTTCGCCGATCATCCTGACGAGCGCCGGCGGTTCCTCGCCAACATCAACCAGGACATGGTCGGGGCGAAACAATCCGCCGGGAGCCGAATCCAGTTCATCACGCGGCCCCCATTCTCGCGGGCGAGCTTCCTGGGTGACGTGATCGAGTCGGTTGTCGAAGCGATCGTCCACGGCAACACGTCGTACCTCGCGGCCGGACAGGCCCGCCAGATGCACCGCGGCGTCGCGCAGCCCTCGTCGACGAGCGGCGAGGACCTCCCGTTCAGCGAGCCGATCCTCTCACGCCTGGGCACGCGCGAACGCTACGACGCACGCGTCATTCCCTTTCACAACAGCACGGACCACCAGGTGTTCAACATGGGCGTGATCGGGATCCCGGCCGTGACGTTCACCAACTGGCCCGACGAGTACATCCACTCCACCGACGACGACCTCTGGCAGATCGATCCGACGCAGTTGAAACGCAACGCGGTCAGCGTGGCCGCATCGGCGCTCTATCTGGCGAATGCCGGCGACGCCCACGTTCCGGCGCTGGCAACCGAGATCTACGGACGCGGGCTGGCGCGGATGAGCCGCGACGCCACGACCGCCATGCAGATGCTCCAGGCCGTGCCCCCGGCCGATCGCGCCGCCGTGTACCCGCGCGCCGCAAATCTGGTGCGCCAGGCGTCGCATCGTGAGAAGACGGCCCTGGAGTCGGTGCGTGTGTTCGCCACCAGGGGGTCCGACGCCGAGCGGGTACTGACTGATCTCTCCACCCAGCTGCCTGCCGACACGGCGGCCGTGGCCAGGCTCGCCGGCTACTACGCGACGCTGACCGGCCAGACCCCGCCGCGGGCCGCGCTCACGGCGCGCGAGCGGGAGCTGGCGGGCAGGATTCCGGAGACCGTCGAATCCGTGCAGGCATTCATGTCGGGACGCAGCAGGCTCGAAAGACCGGCAAACCTGCATCCGCTCATGGCCTACGAAGTGCTCAACTTCGTCGGCGGCGGCCGCAGCTATCTCGACATCTTTCACGCAGTGGCGGCGCAGGCGGATGCGGCGGGCGCCTGGTACTACGGCGTCGTGTCGCTCGACGAGGTGGCGGCCTATCTTGACTCGGCGGAGAAAGCGGGCATCATCGCAGTTAAGACCAGGCGCGCCCCGTCTCAAGAGGAGGACTAG
- a CDS encoding LysR family transcriptional regulator: protein MNLTDLRTFVMVLDETSLTRAASRLGRTQPAVTVAIQRLESAAGTTLLIRDRGAVRLTSAGERLAAYARRIVDMAAEAHAAIVNLRQIGRTELLVGANDSLAGVALPLIDTFRQQRPDTRVDLKRTRSRDVAGLVRKGDLDVGLAMDKPEAEDLQSIVLDRDEFLVVVPPSHEFASRSCLRLRDVAEQPLIAHNEPSPDRTRVLALLDACGVKHRIVLGVPTLDALKRAVEAGMGITIMSRRCVLTEVQQRRLVAIPLDGPAAGREIWLVARSRATMSQTAAAFVDLALRTIRDTEPARAALLHIRAVTFAGRRVAAGAKG, encoded by the coding sequence ATGAACCTGACCGATCTGCGCACGTTCGTGATGGTGTTGGACGAGACGAGCCTGACCCGGGCGGCCTCACGACTGGGCCGCACGCAGCCCGCCGTGACCGTCGCGATCCAACGCCTCGAGAGCGCGGCGGGCACAACGCTGCTGATTCGGGACCGCGGCGCCGTCCGGCTGACGTCCGCCGGCGAGCGGCTCGCCGCCTACGCCCGGCGGATCGTTGACATGGCCGCCGAGGCGCATGCCGCCATCGTCAACCTGCGACAGATCGGACGGACGGAGCTGCTCGTGGGGGCCAACGACTCGCTGGCGGGCGTCGCCCTGCCGCTCATCGATACCTTTCGCCAGCAGCGCCCGGATACCCGTGTGGACCTGAAACGAACGCGGTCGCGCGACGTCGCGGGCCTGGTCCGCAAGGGGGATCTCGACGTCGGCCTGGCGATGGACAAGCCCGAGGCGGAGGACCTGCAGAGCATCGTGCTCGACCGCGACGAGTTCCTGGTCGTCGTTCCGCCCTCCCACGAGTTCGCCAGCCGATCGTGCCTCCGGCTGCGCGACGTGGCGGAACAGCCGCTCATCGCGCACAATGAACCGTCGCCGGACCGCACGCGCGTGCTCGCGCTGCTCGACGCGTGCGGCGTCAAGCACCGGATCGTGCTCGGCGTGCCGACGCTGGATGCGCTGAAACGCGCCGTCGAGGCGGGGATGGGGATCACGATCATGTCGCGCCGGTGCGTGCTGACCGAGGTCCAGCAGCGCCGCCTCGTGGCGATCCCGCTCGACGGCCCCGCGGCCGGACGCGAGATCTGGCTGGTGGCGCGGAGCCGCGCCACCATGTCGCAAACGGCGGCGGCGTTTGTGGATCTGGCTCTGCGCACCATCCGCGACACCGAACCGGCGCGAGCCGCGCTGCTCCACATTCGGGCGGTCACCTTCGCGGGTCGCCGGGTCGCCGCGGGTGCGAAGGGATGA
- a CDS encoding DUF433 domain-containing protein, with the protein MMLTDRIEVNPDVMLGKPVIRGTRLPVELILRKLSEGASEADLLEAYPRLTREDIQAAMRYAAETLAHEEVVFIGKRSAHDRE; encoded by the coding sequence ATGATGCTGACGGACCGCATCGAGGTAAATCCCGACGTGATGCTTGGGAAGCCAGTCATCCGCGGGACGCGGCTCCCGGTTGAGCTGATACTTCGCAAGTTGAGCGAAGGTGCTTCCGAGGCGGACCTTTTGGAGGCCTACCCGCGCCTCACACGTGAGGACATCCAGGCCGCGATGCGGTACGCGGCCGAGACGCTGGCGCACGAGGAAGTCGTCTTCATCGGCAAACGCTCGGCCCACGATCGAGAGTAG